In bacterium, a single window of DNA contains:
- the ftsW gene encoding putative lipid II flippase FtsW — translation MSALPPHTATMPQRAGTWERLWWSCVLPLIGFGWLAQTIISARPMPGAPWWQLFTSAGLELGLFVFGIVVGSIGRLLSPEAWRKVAGSTLVAAVILLGWAKLQGASVNGADRWIFIFGMSFQPLEFAKLAVILSGAWAFAAVGDCTQEEQSVRVGGWLFYCGLILLLVFVQPNLSGTALLGVLMFVLAWVGGISQRILFGLLLIAVLLLGLYVGNDGERGRRWQSFSGNAAAHDLDTRAESYQADQAAFAMARGGWFGVGPGRSELRYALPQHDSDFIFAILVEEYGFLGGVCIILALGGIIAYVLWLGGAIENRVLQLVALGIAVHWGLQVLIHLQVNLGGYTTGVPLPFFSKGGSAALVVGMEVALVAMVAQAADRVIRIAQQPATTTPGSKSGRAMQPGS, via the coding sequence ATGTCCGCCCTTCCGCCCCACACCGCGACAATGCCCCAGCGGGCTGGCACCTGGGAGCGACTCTGGTGGAGCTGTGTCCTCCCCCTCATCGGATTTGGCTGGCTGGCCCAGACTATCATCAGTGCCCGACCGATGCCTGGCGCTCCCTGGTGGCAGCTGTTCACCTCCGCTGGGCTGGAACTGGGACTCTTCGTCTTCGGGATAGTGGTGGGTAGTATCGGCCGACTGCTCTCACCCGAGGCCTGGCGCAAAGTGGCGGGCAGTACGCTGGTCGCTGCCGTGATTTTGCTCGGCTGGGCCAAGCTTCAGGGGGCCTCGGTCAATGGGGCGGATCGCTGGATCTTCATCTTTGGCATGTCCTTTCAGCCACTGGAGTTCGCCAAGCTCGCCGTTATCCTCAGTGGAGCCTGGGCCTTCGCTGCGGTCGGCGACTGCACGCAAGAGGAACAAAGTGTGCGGGTCGGCGGTTGGCTCTTCTACTGCGGCCTGATCCTGCTCCTCGTCTTCGTGCAGCCGAATCTCTCGGGCACTGCGCTCCTCGGGGTCCTGATGTTCGTCCTGGCTTGGGTGGGGGGGATCTCACAACGAATTCTCTTCGGACTCTTATTGATCGCGGTGCTTCTGCTCGGTTTATATGTCGGCAACGATGGCGAACGGGGACGTCGATGGCAGTCCTTCAGCGGCAACGCCGCTGCCCATGATCTGGATACCCGGGCGGAGTCGTATCAGGCGGACCAGGCAGCTTTTGCCATGGCCCGTGGAGGGTGGTTCGGGGTCGGACCGGGTCGCTCAGAACTTCGTTACGCCTTGCCGCAGCACGACAGCGACTTCATCTTTGCCATCCTGGTAGAGGAGTACGGCTTTCTCGGAGGCGTCTGCATCATTCTTGCCCTGGGCGGCATCATTGCTTATGTCCTCTGGCTGGGTGGAGCGATCGAGAATCGCGTCCTGCAGCTGGTAGCTCTCGGGATCGCCGTCCACTGGGGACTCCAGGTCCTGATCCACCTGCAGGTCAACCTTGGCGGCTATACCACCGGAGTCCCGTTGCCGTTCTTCTCCAAGGGGGGCAGCGCGGCGCTGGTGGTCGGTATGGAGGTCGCGCTGGTGGCCATGGTGGCCCAGGCAGCGGACCGGGTGATCCGGATCGCTCAGCAGCCAGCTACGACGACACCGGGGTCGAAGTCGGGACGTGCGATGCAACCAGGTTCCTGA
- the patA_1 gene encoding Putrescine aminotransferase has translation MELTPPKHHPEALIAEAFHKLGTNQDLTADDRTILTDATVLGLHDHVNPALAKWRKSGDARACEWKGSGWNIYDLAGNEYIDCLGGYGVFNFGHLHPRIVQAVQDGLQRMGIHSQELLNPWQARFAARFAEITPGALQYCFFSNSGTESVEAALKFAMMKTGKRKFLGTINGYHGKTLGALSVTFRDVFRAPFEPLRDNRAVPFGDIDALKAAITDDVAGFIVEPIQGEAGIIVPADDYLPAVRQLCDDHDILLILDEVQTGMGRTGQDFACMHWDVTPDLMCIGKSIGGGIIPMGVTTGTAAVWQALEPNPFLHSNTFGGNPLACAAGLAAIEVLLDEQLTAQAEATGNHTLAQLRVLQSDFPELLREVRGKGLMIGLEFHEAEVGKAAAKALFNEHVLVAHTLNNPRAMRIEPPLAIPIEVMDEMLRRFRGVLEALRPVAVEAG, from the coding sequence ATGGAGCTCACGCCCCCCAAACACCACCCCGAGGCCCTCATCGCCGAGGCATTCCACAAACTCGGGACGAATCAGGATCTGACGGCTGACGACCGGACGATTCTCACGGATGCGACCGTCCTCGGCTTGCACGACCATGTGAACCCCGCCCTCGCCAAGTGGCGGAAGTCCGGTGATGCCCGCGCCTGTGAGTGGAAAGGGTCCGGCTGGAATATCTACGACCTCGCCGGCAATGAGTACATCGACTGCCTGGGTGGCTACGGTGTGTTCAACTTCGGGCATCTGCATCCCCGCATCGTGCAGGCGGTACAGGACGGGTTGCAGCGGATGGGAATCCACTCCCAGGAACTGCTGAATCCCTGGCAGGCCCGTTTTGCCGCCCGCTTTGCGGAAATCACCCCCGGTGCGCTGCAGTACTGCTTTTTCTCGAACTCCGGGACCGAGTCTGTGGAAGCCGCGCTGAAGTTCGCCATGATGAAAACCGGGAAGCGGAAGTTCCTCGGCACCATCAATGGCTATCACGGCAAGACGCTGGGTGCCCTCTCGGTCACTTTCCGCGATGTTTTCCGCGCCCCCTTCGAGCCCCTGCGCGACAACCGGGCGGTCCCCTTCGGTGACATCGATGCCCTCAAGGCCGCTATCACAGATGATGTTGCCGGGTTCATTGTCGAGCCCATCCAGGGCGAGGCGGGCATCATTGTGCCGGCTGATGACTACCTCCCGGCGGTCCGCCAGCTCTGCGATGACCACGACATCCTGCTGATTCTTGACGAAGTCCAGACAGGGATGGGACGGACCGGCCAGGACTTCGCCTGTATGCACTGGGATGTCACTCCCGACCTCATGTGTATCGGTAAATCCATCGGCGGCGGCATCATCCCGATGGGCGTCACGACCGGCACCGCTGCGGTCTGGCAGGCCCTCGAACCGAATCCCTTCCTCCACTCGAACACGTTCGGCGGCAATCCGCTCGCGTGCGCTGCCGGACTCGCCGCGATCGAGGTGCTCCTGGATGAGCAGCTGACTGCGCAGGCTGAAGCAACCGGGAATCACACGCTGGCACAGTTGCGAGTGCTGCAGAGCGACTTCCCGGAGCTCTTGCGGGAAGTCCGCGGGAAGGGCCTCATGATCGGCCTGGAGTTCCATGAGGCCGAGGTCGGTAAAGCTGCCGCGAAAGCGCTCTTCAATGAACATGTCCTGGTGGCGCATACGCTGAACAACCCCCGGGCGATGCGTATCGAGCCGCCGCTGGCGATTCCCATCGAGGTCATGGACGAGATGCTGCGACGCTTCCGGGGAGTCCTGGAAGCGCTGCGACCGGTCGCTGTGGAGGCTGGCTAG
- the ilvC gene encoding Ketol-acid reductoisomerase (NADP(+)): MEINLQGQRVWPEEPSGEPPFSGPVTFHTPDLPPLESLHDRPLVVLGFGLQGEPLALNARDAGAQVTVALRAGSPSLSRVASAGLPTHDLMFGVPADCDTILVCLPDDVQPEVMRRWILPSMRPGQLLLFAHGYALIYGQLAMPQGVDVAVLAPHGTGAAVRQGFLNGAGVGAQLAVWRDPSGSAQARALTWAHAFGFGPAGIRSCTVAQEVALDLFVEEALLCGGLVELCRATYEAAVASGYDPVQVYRATFGEIGNTAELLQEHGPVGMYRRISQIAMRGSLLNGRRGLASDAEARLQQLLRDIEAGTIVRQLLEPAMQSRLAAVMAELKALRATITALESGEGQNLHQ; the protein is encoded by the coding sequence ATGGAGATCAATCTGCAGGGACAGCGGGTCTGGCCCGAAGAGCCGTCGGGAGAACCCCCCTTCAGCGGACCTGTGACTTTCCATACGCCGGACCTGCCGCCGCTGGAGAGTCTCCACGACCGGCCGCTGGTGGTGCTGGGGTTTGGCCTGCAGGGCGAACCGTTAGCTCTCAACGCGAGGGATGCCGGGGCGCAGGTAACGGTGGCTTTGCGAGCCGGGAGTCCCAGTCTGTCGCGCGTGGCGTCTGCCGGATTGCCGACCCACGATCTCATGTTCGGGGTGCCTGCGGATTGCGACACCATCCTCGTCTGCCTGCCGGATGACGTCCAGCCCGAAGTCATGCGTCGCTGGATCCTCCCTTCGATGCGACCGGGACAGCTCCTCCTGTTCGCGCATGGTTATGCCCTTATCTACGGGCAACTGGCGATGCCGCAGGGAGTCGATGTCGCGGTCCTCGCCCCGCACGGGACAGGCGCGGCGGTCCGTCAGGGCTTTCTGAATGGCGCAGGAGTCGGGGCACAGCTTGCGGTCTGGCGGGATCCCTCGGGCAGCGCTCAGGCGCGGGCCCTCACCTGGGCGCACGCTTTCGGCTTCGGTCCGGCCGGCATCCGAAGCTGCACCGTGGCACAGGAGGTTGCGCTGGACCTGTTTGTGGAAGAAGCCCTGCTTTGTGGCGGACTCGTCGAACTGTGCCGGGCCACTTACGAGGCTGCAGTCGCTTCGGGCTACGACCCGGTGCAGGTGTACCGGGCGACCTTCGGTGAGATCGGCAACACGGCAGAGTTGCTCCAGGAGCATGGGCCGGTGGGGATGTACCGGCGGATTAGTCAGATCGCGATGCGGGGGTCGCTGCTGAACGGGCGTCGGGGGCTCGCATCTGATGCAGAGGCGCGATTGCAGCAGCTGTTGCGAGACATCGAGGCTGGAACGATAGTGCGTCAGTTGCTGGAGCCAGCGATGCAATCCCGGCTGGCAGCAGTGATGGCAGAACTGAAGGCGTTGCGTGCCACCATCACAGCTTTGGAATCAGGGGAGGGGCAGAATCTGCACCAGTGA
- the abo gene encoding 4-methylaminobutanoate oxidase (formaldehyde-forming): MADGARVLIVGAGIIGNVIAYYLARRGMTDVLVLERENSPCLGATPYSAGGIRAQFSTRANVALCKLSIEEYERYATDVSPRFTFHQVGYLMLYVTPGEWAAAQENVALQRSMGLDVQLWTPDQVAAHVPGLRTDDLAGGTFHQRDGLCEPYEITMGYYEQARATGVRYHFDAEVLEVLLDSDQNRVRGVRTSQGEYACETLIDCAGPWANQIAERAGLQVPVLPYRRQLLMTQPFDAILPTFPMVVDLHSGGYIRPETGGAMLGWADPAEPSSYNIEFDWDWAAKTMELLADRFPPLLEAEYLRGWAHLYDITPDHHPILGAHPLVENFLMAFGFSGHGVMSAPATGIAISELLMDGQSTSLDIHPFRMTRFAEGDALHERNVI; the protein is encoded by the coding sequence ATGGCAGACGGCGCGCGGGTCCTGATCGTGGGAGCCGGCATTATCGGCAACGTGATCGCGTATTACCTCGCACGACGGGGGATGACCGACGTCCTGGTGCTGGAGCGCGAAAACTCGCCCTGCCTCGGAGCGACTCCTTACTCGGCTGGCGGGATCCGGGCGCAATTTTCGACCCGCGCCAATGTCGCCCTCTGCAAGCTGTCCATCGAGGAATACGAGCGTTACGCCACCGATGTCAGCCCCCGCTTCACCTTTCATCAGGTGGGGTACCTGATGCTCTATGTCACGCCCGGCGAGTGGGCGGCGGCGCAGGAAAATGTCGCGCTGCAGCGGTCCATGGGGCTTGATGTCCAGCTCTGGACGCCGGACCAAGTCGCGGCACATGTGCCAGGGTTGCGGACTGATGATCTGGCAGGTGGAACATTCCACCAGCGCGATGGGCTCTGTGAGCCGTATGAAATCACCATGGGGTACTACGAGCAGGCCCGGGCCACCGGCGTGCGCTATCACTTCGACGCGGAAGTACTGGAGGTCCTGCTGGACTCCGACCAGAATCGCGTCAGAGGGGTTCGGACGTCGCAAGGGGAGTACGCCTGCGAGACGCTGATCGACTGCGCCGGACCCTGGGCGAATCAGATTGCTGAACGGGCTGGGCTGCAGGTGCCGGTCCTCCCCTATCGGCGACAGCTGCTGATGACTCAGCCTTTCGATGCCATTCTTCCCACGTTCCCCATGGTGGTGGACCTGCACTCGGGCGGATACATCCGTCCGGAGACCGGCGGCGCGATGCTGGGATGGGCCGACCCGGCCGAACCATCGAGCTACAACATTGAATTTGACTGGGACTGGGCCGCGAAGACGATGGAATTACTGGCCGATCGCTTCCCCCCGCTGCTGGAAGCGGAATACCTGCGGGGCTGGGCGCATCTGTACGACATCACGCCAGATCACCATCCCATCCTGGGCGCTCATCCGCTGGTCGAAAACTTTCTGATGGCCTTCGGGTTCTCAGGGCATGGCGTCATGAGTGCACCAGCGACCGGCATCGCCATCAGCGAACTGTTGATGGATGGTCAGTCGACTTCACTGGACATTCATCCCTTCCGCATGACCCGCTTTGCCGAAGGAGATGCGCTGCATGAACGCAATGTCATCTGA
- a CDS encoding putative oxidoreductase — MNAMSSDPPASLVPQVKRAIVIGASSGIGAALGRELVAQGYQVALLARRVDRLESLAAELNAGAFAPRALPIAHDVADVSAIPALMEQCCQELGGCDVVVYATGILRVPDEGTWDTAADLEQIQINVDGAVAWLNEAASLFARLGTGTIVGISSIAGERGRRRAPVYGATKAFLTHYLEALRNQLSSQGVRVVTIKPGYVESEMTAGMGNLLWLISAEEAARRIVAAIDGGPETLYVPRRWGLVSAVLHCTPSEIFRHLSV, encoded by the coding sequence ATGAACGCAATGTCATCTGACCCGCCAGCCTCATTAGTGCCTCAGGTCAAACGCGCCATTGTTATTGGTGCTTCCAGCGGCATCGGCGCAGCCCTGGGACGCGAACTGGTCGCCCAGGGGTATCAGGTCGCGCTGCTGGCACGACGGGTGGATCGCCTGGAGTCCCTCGCTGCGGAACTCAATGCTGGCGCATTCGCGCCACGCGCCCTTCCCATTGCGCACGATGTCGCTGACGTCAGTGCCATCCCCGCACTGATGGAACAGTGCTGCCAGGAGCTGGGAGGCTGCGATGTCGTGGTGTATGCCACAGGCATTTTGCGCGTCCCCGATGAAGGGACCTGGGATACCGCAGCGGACCTGGAGCAGATTCAGATCAATGTAGATGGTGCGGTCGCCTGGCTGAATGAAGCGGCGTCCCTCTTTGCGCGCCTGGGTACCGGCACGATTGTCGGTATCTCCAGCATTGCCGGAGAACGGGGACGTCGACGCGCCCCGGTCTATGGTGCGACCAAGGCCTTTCTGACCCATTATCTTGAAGCGCTCCGGAATCAGCTCAGTTCGCAGGGAGTGCGGGTGGTCACCATCAAGCCGGGGTATGTCGAAAGCGAGATGACCGCGGGGATGGGGAATCTGCTCTGGCTTATCAGCGCGGAAGAAGCGGCCCGACGCATCGTGGCGGCGATTGATGGGGGCCCCGAAACGCTCTATGTGCCCCGTCGCTGGGGGCTGGTCTCCGCCGTGTTGCACTGCACACCTTCGGAGATTTTCCGGCATCTGAGCGTATGA
- the dprE1 gene encoding Decaprenylphosphoryl-beta-D-ribose oxidase, whose translation MTPPLPAPSHALDWRYRARVTGWGGVASGYAQLFQPERVEELPKVFDLARATGRSVGLRGAGRSYGDAAINSNGLMLDCSRLNQIVGFDAAAGRIAVEPGVTIQQLWQTTLPAGWWPPVVPGTMFPTLGGVSAANIHGKNNFVAGPLGDHIVACEVLLPSGEYRLCSRSESSELFHAVIGGFGLFGVLTRIELQLKRVHSGYLLVEPKVTGTLAEMLDLMSRREQDADYMVGWLDCLAGGRHFGRGLVHLAWYLPPGADPEPAESQRVAAQHLPKRVMGVLPKSLVPLLARPLVNDSGMRAINAAKWWSAAWGLQGHRYWQTHAGFAFLLDYIPGWQRSYGPGGLVQFQCFVPKEAAARVFTQILRSCLEAGFASYLGVVKRHRPDAFLLSHGVDGFSLALDFRVPPGNREALWQLLQRLDREVLAADGRFYFAKDLTLQADRVPALWPPGTLETAGKLRQECDPEGLLQTDLARRLFPQWYA comes from the coding sequence ATGACTCCCCCCCTCCCTGCCCCATCCCACGCCCTGGACTGGCGCTACCGCGCCCGGGTCACCGGCTGGGGAGGTGTCGCTTCAGGCTATGCACAACTTTTCCAGCCTGAGCGGGTCGAGGAGCTTCCCAAAGTGTTTGACCTCGCCCGGGCGACCGGACGGAGTGTGGGGCTACGGGGTGCCGGACGCTCCTATGGCGATGCCGCCATCAATTCCAACGGTCTGATGCTGGATTGCTCGCGGCTGAATCAGATCGTCGGCTTCGACGCTGCCGCCGGACGGATTGCGGTGGAACCGGGGGTGACGATCCAGCAGCTCTGGCAGACCACCCTTCCCGCAGGCTGGTGGCCGCCGGTGGTCCCCGGCACGATGTTCCCCACGCTGGGGGGCGTCAGCGCGGCCAATATCCACGGCAAAAACAACTTTGTCGCCGGTCCCCTGGGAGATCACATCGTCGCCTGCGAGGTGCTGCTGCCATCGGGGGAGTATCGGCTCTGCAGCCGGAGCGAGTCCTCTGAACTGTTCCATGCGGTCATCGGCGGTTTCGGGCTCTTTGGGGTCCTCACGCGCATTGAACTTCAGCTAAAGCGGGTCCATTCCGGCTACTTGCTGGTCGAACCTAAAGTGACTGGAACACTTGCGGAAATGCTGGACCTGATGTCCCGGCGTGAGCAGGATGCCGACTACATGGTGGGCTGGCTCGACTGCCTCGCAGGGGGCAGGCACTTTGGTCGGGGACTTGTGCATCTGGCGTGGTATCTCCCCCCCGGTGCTGATCCGGAGCCCGCAGAATCGCAACGGGTCGCGGCACAGCATCTGCCGAAGCGGGTCATGGGGGTGCTTCCGAAGTCGCTGGTGCCGCTGCTGGCGCGTCCGCTGGTGAACGACTCCGGGATGCGGGCGATCAATGCCGCGAAATGGTGGTCGGCGGCCTGGGGACTGCAGGGACATCGGTACTGGCAGACCCATGCAGGCTTCGCGTTTCTGCTGGATTACATCCCTGGCTGGCAACGCTCCTACGGACCCGGCGGACTCGTGCAGTTTCAGTGCTTCGTACCAAAAGAAGCAGCAGCCCGAGTCTTCACTCAGATACTGCGGTCCTGTCTCGAAGCTGGATTTGCTTCGTACCTGGGGGTCGTCAAGCGTCATCGTCCGGATGCCTTCCTGCTGAGCCACGGCGTGGATGGCTTTTCCCTGGCCCTCGATTTCCGGGTCCCGCCGGGGAATCGCGAAGCCCTCTGGCAGCTGCTGCAGCGCCTGGACCGGGAGGTACTGGCAGCGGACGGACGCTTTTACTTCGCGAAGGACCTGACCCTCCAGGCGGACCGTGTCCCCGCGTTATGGCCTCCTGGCACCCTGGAAACCGCCGGCAAGCTCCGGCAGGAATGTGACCCCGAGGGGCTCCTGCAGACCGATCTGGCCCGTCGCCTGTTCCCACAGTGGTACGCCTGA
- the patA_2 gene encoding Putrescine aminotransferase: MALDPAQAAALDAQVVKQYEQYINPSLLRLQAFMGFDKVEWEAEGSLIRDAHGREYIDCLGGFGVFTLGHRHPRVVAAVQEQLQRIPLPSKVMLGISYGAMAELLARHSPGQLQYTFACNSGTEAVEAAIKLARLKTGKPGIVYTSNAYHGKTMGSLSITDRAKYQKPAQPLLGGMRVVPFNDLAALQAMLDADDQIGAFIIEPVQGEGGIHLADPEYLRGAQALCKARGVLFILDEVQTGLGRTGKLFAAEHAGLEPDLLCLAKALGGGVMPIGAVLGTPDVWSVFEENPLIHSSTFGGNPLACAAAVAALKTTIEEDLPAQAAAKGVWLLQQLQTIQSESPDLIKEARGLGLMLGVEFFDEDIAGLLISSLANQGIVVAYTLNNPTVIRLEPALNIPQPLLDRVVEAFRFSCGEVRQMLAELEEAVA; this comes from the coding sequence GTGGCTCTGGATCCGGCACAAGCGGCTGCGCTCGACGCTCAGGTCGTGAAACAGTACGAGCAGTACATCAATCCCAGCCTCCTCCGGCTTCAAGCCTTTATGGGCTTCGACAAGGTGGAATGGGAAGCCGAAGGCTCCCTGATCCGGGATGCCCACGGCCGGGAGTACATCGACTGCCTCGGTGGGTTCGGAGTGTTTACGCTGGGTCACCGGCACCCCAGGGTGGTGGCGGCGGTCCAGGAACAACTCCAGCGCATCCCGCTGCCATCCAAAGTGATGCTCGGGATTTCCTACGGAGCGATGGCGGAACTGCTGGCGAGGCACTCCCCGGGACAACTCCAGTACACCTTCGCCTGCAACTCGGGGACCGAAGCGGTCGAGGCCGCGATCAAACTCGCCCGCCTCAAGACCGGGAAGCCCGGGATTGTCTATACGTCCAACGCCTACCACGGCAAGACCATGGGCTCGCTCTCCATTACGGACCGGGCGAAGTACCAGAAGCCCGCGCAGCCCCTGCTTGGCGGGATGCGGGTGGTGCCATTCAACGATTTGGCAGCCCTTCAGGCGATGCTCGATGCGGATGATCAGATCGGCGCGTTCATCATCGAGCCGGTCCAGGGCGAAGGGGGCATCCACCTGGCCGATCCCGAGTACTTGCGTGGCGCACAGGCACTCTGCAAAGCACGCGGGGTCCTGTTCATCCTTGATGAAGTCCAGACCGGCCTCGGACGCACCGGCAAGCTCTTTGCGGCCGAACACGCTGGACTCGAGCCCGATCTCCTCTGCCTCGCCAAAGCGCTGGGCGGCGGTGTGATGCCCATCGGCGCAGTGCTGGGAACGCCCGATGTCTGGAGCGTTTTTGAGGAGAACCCCCTCATCCACTCGTCCACCTTCGGCGGCAATCCCCTCGCCTGCGCTGCGGCGGTCGCTGCCCTGAAGACCACCATCGAAGAAGACCTGCCAGCGCAGGCAGCGGCCAAGGGAGTCTGGTTGCTCCAGCAGTTGCAGACCATTCAGTCGGAGTCTCCCGACCTGATCAAAGAGGCCCGGGGTCTCGGCCTGATGCTGGGGGTCGAGTTCTTCGACGAAGACATCGCCGGACTCCTGATTTCGTCGCTGGCGAATCAGGGGATCGTCGTCGCCTACACCCTGAACAATCCGACTGTGATCCGCCTGGAGCCGGCCCTGAACATCCCCCAACCACTCCTGGACCGGGTGGTGGAGGCGTTCCGGTTTAGCTGCGGCGAAGTCCGGCAGATGCTGGCCGAACTGGAAGAGGCTGTCGCCTGA
- the birA gene encoding Bifunctional ligase/repressor BirA has translation MANTPLNAELLRTRLKEAGLPWQVSYHPTSGSTQDMALALIQTHGPGHWLVVADQQEAGRGRMQRTWLSDPGDLAATWTLPLELPAERWGKIGLLAGLIAAEAIREVTGDAPRVKWPNDLFSHGAKIGGVLGDIRTTPTGTVALVGIGINLVTKEPSRLPETPRYPIGALEGGEASTLRLDLLVALSRLLHERLGWATAEHDAAVQELWDAATRMQGAEVQLAQPDGVIVQGTVLGLQPSGALRLQTADGAELIVQAGDVSLVGGFNVVG, from the coding sequence ATGGCCAACACTCCCCTCAACGCGGAACTCCTCCGGACACGTCTGAAGGAAGCCGGACTCCCCTGGCAGGTGAGCTATCACCCCACTTCGGGCAGCACGCAGGACATGGCGCTGGCGCTGATCCAGACCCACGGTCCGGGGCACTGGCTGGTGGTGGCGGATCAGCAGGAGGCCGGTCGGGGACGGATGCAGCGGACCTGGCTCAGCGATCCTGGAGACCTGGCGGCCACCTGGACCCTGCCGCTGGAGTTGCCGGCGGAGCGCTGGGGAAAAATCGGCCTCCTCGCCGGGCTCATCGCCGCCGAGGCTATCCGTGAAGTCACCGGCGACGCACCGAGAGTCAAATGGCCGAACGACCTCTTTTCGCACGGGGCGAAAATCGGCGGGGTCCTTGGCGACATCCGGACCACGCCGACGGGGACAGTCGCTCTCGTGGGGATCGGCATCAATCTGGTCACAAAGGAGCCATCCCGACTCCCCGAAACGCCCCGGTATCCCATCGGTGCGCTCGAAGGTGGCGAAGCATCAACGCTCCGCCTCGACCTGCTGGTTGCACTGAGTCGCCTGCTGCATGAACGCCTCGGCTGGGCCACTGCCGAGCACGATGCCGCAGTACAGGAATTGTGGGACGCCGCGACCCGGATGCAGGGGGCAGAGGTGCAGTTGGCGCAGCCCGATGGCGTCATTGTGCAGGGAACAGTGCTCGGCTTGCAGCCGTCAGGGGCCCTCCGGCTGCAGACAGCTGATGGTGCGGAATTGATCGTGCAGGCGGGCGATGTGTCGCTCGTCGGTGGGTTCAACGTCGTCGGTTAG